From the Chloroflexota bacterium genome, one window contains:
- the pstB gene encoding phosphate ABC transporter ATP-binding protein gives MVNNSAAEPNGNIVLGAEDVSVTYGSFRALRDIHMDIKRREVTALIGPSGCGKSTLLRCFNRMNDLIPGTTIGGSILFEGYDLYGADVDPTEIRSRIGMVFQRPNPFPKSIYDNVAFGLKINGYQGNYDEAVEKSLRQAALWDEVKDRLNTSALDLSGGQQQRLCIARTIAVEPEVVLMDEPASALDPIATLAIEGLIRELKVNYTIVIVTHNMQQAARVSDDTAFLMVDEQRCGYLVEFAPTQQIFTNPTDDRTEAYITGRFS, from the coding sequence GCGTAACCTACGGCAGCTTTCGAGCGTTGCGGGACATCCACATGGACATCAAGCGGCGCGAAGTTACCGCGCTTATCGGTCCGTCCGGCTGCGGCAAGAGCACGCTGCTACGCTGCTTCAACCGCATGAACGACCTTATACCGGGCACGACTATCGGCGGCAGCATACTGTTCGAGGGCTACGATCTCTATGGCGCTGACGTGGACCCGACCGAGATTCGCTCGCGCATCGGCATGGTGTTCCAAAGGCCCAATCCGTTCCCCAAGTCCATCTATGACAATGTAGCGTTCGGCTTGAAGATTAACGGCTACCAGGGCAACTACGACGAAGCTGTCGAAAAGTCGCTGCGGCAGGCGGCGCTGTGGGACGAGGTGAAAGACCGCCTCAACACGAGTGCGCTAGACCTGTCCGGCGGGCAGCAGCAGCGCCTGTGCATCGCGCGCACCATCGCCGTCGAGCCGGAAGTGGTGCTGATGGACGAGCCGGCGTCCGCGCTCGATCCCATCGCAACGCTCGCCATCGAAGGGCTCATCCGCGAGCTGAAGGTCAATTACACCATCGTTATCGTTACACACAACATGCAGCAGGCAGCGCGCGTCTCCGACGACACCGCGTTCCTGATGGTTGACGAGCAAAGGTGCGGCTATCTCGTGGAGTTCGCGCCCACGCAGCAGATTTTCACCAACCCGACGGACGACCGCACAGAGGCGTACATCACCGGCAGGTTCAGCTAG
- the phoU gene encoding phosphate signaling complex protein PhoU, whose product MPRAEFDRDLQMVQDDLLMMGSMVEKAIGRSLDALKNRDLEMAREVVREDDIIDDKQYEIEERCIDLIATQQPMAVDLRVLVTVMRLASELERMGDYAEGIAKICLMMGDEPPLKPLIDIPRMSDMASDMLRRSLDAFVNRDVVSSMVVQRDDDDIDALYEQVYRELLTFMLGDPAVIRRATYLLWTAHNIERIADRTTNIAENVIYMVTGQRNSEVTA is encoded by the coding sequence ATGCCGAGAGCAGAATTTGATCGCGACCTGCAGATGGTTCAAGACGATCTGCTAATGATGGGCAGCATGGTGGAGAAGGCTATCGGACGCTCACTCGACGCGCTGAAGAACCGCGATTTGGAGATGGCGCGCGAAGTGGTGCGCGAAGACGACATCATCGACGACAAGCAGTACGAAATCGAAGAGCGCTGCATCGACCTGATAGCCACGCAGCAGCCGATGGCGGTTGACCTGCGCGTGCTGGTAACGGTGATGCGCCTCGCCAGCGAACTTGAGCGCATGGGCGACTACGCAGAGGGAATAGCGAAAATCTGCCTGATGATGGGCGACGAGCCGCCGCTGAAGCCGCTGATAGACATCCCGCGCATGTCGGATATGGCGTCCGACATGCTGCGCCGCAGCCTAGACGCATTCGTCAACCGCGATGTCGTATCGTCGATGGTTGTGCAGCGGGACGATGACGACATAGACGCACTATATGAGCAAGTCTATCGCGAACTGCTGACATTCATGCTAGGCGACCCTGCGGTCATCCGCCGCGCCACTTACCTGCTCTGGACCGCACACAACATCGAGCGCATCGCCGACCGCACTACGAACATCGCCGAGAATGTCATCTACATGGTAACCGGCCAGCGCAACTCCGAAGTAACCGCGTAG